CCCGGCATCGGCATCGGCGCGATGCCAGCGGAGGGCCCGCCGCGCCCGGAGGGCCCTATCCCCGGCGGTCAGATCCCCGGGATAGCGCGCGCCCGATCCGCTCAGGGACCGGCCCGGTCTCTCACCCTCCCCGCCCCTCCGCGGATCTTGCTTCCGCCTCTCGGGAAGAGCGCTCACGCCCCCGGCCTTGACCGATCCTCTCCCGCGCCAAGCCGGCCTCGCCGCCCTCGTTCGGCGGGCCACAGCCCCCCCGACGATCACCGATTGAATACTTGAGCGAGCATTCAGACAGCCCGTCAACCCATAAAGGGCGCGGCGGCGGTCAACTGCCCATTGACGTTCAGACGAGACTCTTAGTATATATATTCTTGTCTAGGTATCTAGCCTTAGATTCGCATTCTGGCTTGATTTTGGTTTTGCGAATCAATCCAAAAGTCCATACTTGGCCGATCCTTCGAAAAGAATCTTCGGAAAAGCGATTGATCGCAGAGCCTGCCGAAAGGGAGCGGGTAAGGAGACTTTTCCATGAGATCGCAAATAACAACGTCCCATACTTAGAATAAAAACTTACCGTATGGCAACTATTCATTGAATTAATGCTATTGAATATCGATTCTCTAAGACATCCCGGAAATGAAATGAAGGGGAATGCTATGGCTCTTGTCAAAAAAAATCAAGTTGGCGGAGCCGCATCCGCTAAAACGGCCACCACCGATGATGTCAGTGGTGGCGGCCGGCTTCTCGCCGAGGCGCAAAAGCGCAAGGCGCGAACCTTTGCCCGCCAGCAAAAAGCGGCCGAGCGTGTCGCCGCCGCCACCTCGCAGCTTGCCAGCGGCCTGGCCGAGGCCGCCTCGGCCGCCGAGGAATTGAGGAAGGCCTCCGAACAGATCGCCTCGGGCGCCGAGGAGGCGGCCGGGGCCGCCCAGCAATCGATGAAGGCGGTCGGCCACGGCGCCGGACTGATCATCAAGGGCAAGGAAAGCGCCGATTCCGCCCTGATCAAGACCGAAGCCCTTCAAACGATGATCTTCTCGATCTCGGCGCAGATCGGCAATTCGATCCAGGCGATCGGCCGGGCGGCCGAGCGTCAAACCAATTCGGTTCGCATGGTCGAGGAGCTGGAAAGCCAAGCGGCCGCCATCTCGGAGGTGGTCAAGGCCGTCGCCCGCATCGCCGACCAGACCAACCTGCTGGCGCTCAATGCCGCGATCGAGGCGGCCCGGGCCGGGCAGCACGGCAAGGGCTTCGCCGTGGTCGCCGACGAGGTGCGTACCCTGGCTGAAACCTCGGAAAAAAGCGCCCGGGAAATCCAGGACCTGATCACCCAGATCCAGACCGACGTCAAGGCGATCGCCGAGGGTATCACCGCCTCGGCCGCCACCGCCCGCAGGGAGGTGGAGAAAGGCGCGCAGATCAGCGTTCAGTTGGAGCGCATTCGCACGGACATGGTCGCCGTCTCGGCCGGCTGCCGGGACATCGTCAAGGCCAATGAGGAATCGACCGCCGCCGTCAAGGAGGTGCAGAAAGGCTCCGAACTGATCGCGGCGGCCGCCGAGGAGCAAAGCGCCGCCTGTCAGGAAACGCTTAAGACCATCGACCAGCAAACCGCCGCCCTCGCGCAATCGGAACAAGCCTCGCAGGAACTGTCCGAACTGGCCGACGAACTGAAGAATTCCACGGACATCTCAAAGAGCAGCGAAGAGGTCGCCTCGGCGGCCGAGGAACTGTCCTCGGCGGTCGAGGAAATCAACCGCGCCGCCACCCAGATCCAGGTCGCCCTCGACCAGATCCAGAAGGGCGCCCAGCAGCAGGCGGCGGCGACCCAGCAAGCCTCGGCGGCGATCGCCCAGATCGAACGCGGCGCCCAGGTCTCGGCCAATCGGGCGACGACCACGGTGGAAAAAAGCGAGACGACCGCCCAACTGCTCCTTTCCGCCAGCGAGTTGATCAATGAAATGATCGCCGGCGTCTTGGACTCGGTCGAGGCCGGCAAGCGCAGCCGCGAGCAGATGACCGCCCTGGAACAGGTCAGCCGTCGGATCGACAAGATCGTCGACGCCATCACCACCGTATCGATCCAGACCAATATGCTGGCGGTCAACGGGTCGGTCGAAGCCGCGCGGGCGGGTGAATTCGGCAAGGGCTTCGCCGTGGTTTCCACCGATATCCGCAATCTTGCCCGCGATTCGGCCGAGAACGCCGACCGTATCAAGGACACCATCAAGTCGATTCAGGACCAGATCGGCTCGGTCCGTCGCGACCTCGACGAAATATCGGCCGCCGCCACCCTTGAGGGGGAAAAGAACAAGGCCATCACCGTGGATCTGGAAACCATTTCCCGCGACATCGATCAGGTGCTGATCGGCGGCCGGGAAATCCTGGCCAGCTCGGACGAGATCGTCCAGGTGGTCAAGGAGGTGCAGACCGGCGTCGAACAGATCGCGGCGGCCGCCCAGCAGACCACCCGCGCCACCCTCGAAGCCGGAAACGCGGCGCGAGAGCAGTCGCAGGGCGCCGAGGAACTGGCCGCCGCCATCGAGGAGATCGCCTCGCTCGCCGACGAATTGCAGGCTGGCGCCTGATCCCCGCCCTTGAGGTGTAAGGAGGACCTAATGTCCGAAATCACGCAGGCGGCGCTGGACTCGGGCCCGGATCCGTCGCAGGTCACCGGTGGCGCGGCGGCCGGCGCCCTCCAAGCCGGAAACGCCCGCCAATTCGTCATCTTCCATGTCGATAACGACTTGTTCGCCGTGCCTTTGTCGGAAGTTCAAGAGATCATCCGCATGCCCGATGTGGTGTGCGTGCCCCTCAGCCCGGCGGCGCTGGAGGGATTGGCCAACCTGCGGGGATCGGTCTTGCCGGTCATTCGACTGCGCCATGTCTTCGGCATGGCCCCGGTTGTCCATGACGACGCGACCCGGGTCGTGGTGCTTGATCAGGGGCGGCCGGTGGGACTGGTGGTCGACCGGGTGGCCAATGTCGTCTCGGTCGAGGCCGATCATATCGAGCCGTCGGGGGCGATCGGCGGCACGGTCGACACCGACTTGCTGACCGGCATGATCAAGGGCGATGGCGACCGGGCGATGGTGATGATTCTCGACGCCGCCAAAGTGGTGGCGCGCGAGTTCCAGGCGATTGGCTCCGCCCCCCTGGCGCCGTCCCTGGGCGAGGCCGGGCGCGCCGAGGATGGCCGCGTCCAGGCCGCGACCGACGGCGATGACGAAAGCCAACTGGTCAGTTTCGAGGTGGCCGGCCAGGAATACGCCCTGCCGATCGAGCGGGTGCAGGAGATCGTCCAGATCCCCGGCCTGATCACCGACGTCCCCAACACCCCGGCCCATGTCTTGGGGGTGATGACGCTGCGCAACCGGCTGCTGCCGCTGGTCGGCCTGCGCGAGATGTTCGGCCTGCCCACGCTCGCCCTAACCGAGACCAACAAGATCGTCGTGGTCTCGCTCGAGGGGGGCGCAGGGGGAAGCGGACGCTCGGTCGGCGTGGTGATGGACAGCGTCAAGGAGGTCCTGCGGGTCGGCCACGCCCTGATCGATCCGATGCCGGCGCTGCTCGCCCGCACGGGAAACCTGGGCGAAATCGAAGCCATCTGCCGGCTGCAGGGCGGCAACCGGCTGGTGTCGATCCTGTCGGCCGACGCGATGTTCAACAGCGACGAAATTCGCGCCGTGGCGGCGAATGCGCTGGGAGAGGAGGACGCGGTGGCCGACGAAGAGACCCCTGGATACCTTGGCACGACCGATGACGAGGAGCAGTTCGTCGCCTTCCGGTTGATGAACGAGGAATATGGCGTGCCGATCGATTCGGTTCAGGAAATCGTCCGGGTGCCCGAGGAACTGACCCGGGTGCCCAAAACCCCCGACTTCATCGAAGGCGTGGTCAACCTGCGCGGCGTGGTGCTGCCGGTGGTCGATCAACGCCGCCGCTTCGGCCTGCCGGGGATGGAGCGCAACGACCGCCAGCGGATCATGGTCTACACCATCCGGGGGGTGCGGACCGGCTTCATCGTTGATTCGGTGTCCGAGGTGATCCGCATCCCGGCCTCGTTGATCGGCCCGGCTCCGGTTCTATCGGACGAGCAACAGCGCCTGATCCGTCGGGTGGCCAATATCGAGAAACAAAAACGGATGATCCTGCTGCTCGATGTCGAACAGTTGCTCGATGGAAAGGAATTGGCCGTCGTCGGCTCGGTGATCCCCTAAATCAGGACCGCTTTGGCGAAGATTTCTTTAAAGCCGAGATTCTGATCTGCATTGACTGGGTTACAGCGGGAAAATCGCCGACACCGGCTATTTTTCCGCTCGCCCCTCCAGACCCGGCTTTCATAAAGGCCCGCGGACATGACCAAAGTTCTGATTGTCGATGACTCGGCGCTCATGCGGCGTCATCTGAAGGAAATCCTCGAAGTCCACGGCGGCTTCGAGGTGATGGTGGCGCGCAATGGCATCGAGGCGCTGGCCGGCCTGGAAAGCTTCGACCCCGATGTCATCACCCTTGATATCAACATGCCCGAGATGGATGGCCTGACCTGCCTGTCGCGGATCATGGCGACCAAGCCAAAACCGGTGGTGATGGTGTCGTCTTTGACCGAAACCGGCGCCGAGGTCACCCTCGAGGCCCTGGCCTTGGGGGCGGTCGATTTCATCCACAAACCCGATGGCACCATTTCCCTCAATGTCTCGCGCATCGAGCGCGAAATCCTCGACAAGGTCACCGCCGCCGCCAAGGCCCGTATTCGCCGCTCGCTCGGATTGTCGAGCCGCTTGCGCACGGCCAGCGACCGCGGCGCCGCCAAGCGGACCCGTCCCGCCGACTCCTCCCCCCTCCCCACCCTGTCCCTCACCGAGATCGGCGTGGTGCTGATCGGGGTTTCAACCGGTGGACCGGGAACCCTGGAAGAGGTTCTGCCCGGTCTGTCCGCCGGCTTTCCCTGGCCGGTGGTGGTGGCCCAGCACATGCCAGGCAGCTTCACCCCGGTGTTCGCCCGCCGCCTCAATGACCTATGTCCGTTGACGGTGATCGAGGCCTCGGCGCAGATGCCGCTGGAACCCGGGGTGATCTACATCGCCAAGGGCGACGCCGACGTGGTGATCGGCCATCGCGCCACCCGTTTTGTCGTCAATCCGATGCCCGCCGGCCCCCATTATCTGTGGCATCCCAGCGTCACCCGCCTTGTCGAGAGCGCGCTGCGCGCCCTGCCGCCCGAGCGCATCATCGGCGTGTTGTTGACCGGCATGGGAGATGACGGCGCCGAGGCGATGGCCGAGGTGAAGCGGCGCGGCGGGCGCACCATCGCCCAGGACGAAGCCAGCTCCGTCATCTTTGGCATGCCCGGAGAGCTGGTCAAACGCGGCGGCGCCAATCTGGTGCTGCCGGCCAGCCGCATCGCCGGTCAGCTCAATGCGTGGATGTCACGAACCAAGGAGACGGTCTATGGGACTGGTCAGAGCTGAAACAGCGCGCGACGGCTCGTCCGGGCCCGCCGATAACCGCCACCTCACTGATTTGCTCAGCGATTTGGCGGCGCCGGCCCCGGGCACCCGTCGGGCCGCGGCGCGGGATCTCGCCGACCATCCCGAGGCGGCGATGGCCCTGTGCGAGCGCCTGGAGGTCGAGACGGCGCCCAGCGTGCGGGCGATGATTTTCACCGCCCTGATCAAGCTCCAGACCCCGGCCGTCGCCAGACGGCTCGCCCGTTTTCTTCGCAGCGACGACGCCCAACTCCGCAACGCCGCCATCGAAGCGCTTCAGGAGATGCCCGCCGCCATCGCTCCGCATCTTCAAGAGCTGCTGACCGATGACGATAGCGACATCCGGATCTTCGCCGTCACCATCCTGGGAACGCTGCGCTTGACCTGCGCGCCGGACTGGCTGGTCGAGGTGATCCGCCGCGAGTCCCATATCAACGTCTGCTCCGCCGCCGTCGATGCCCTGGCGGAAATCGGCGGTCCCGAGGCCATCGAGGATCTGGAAGCCTTGCTGGACCGCTTCCCCGGAGACTCGTTTATGAAATTCGCGATTGAAACAACGATCCGCCGGATACGGGGCCAATGACCGTTATTCGCCCCCCAACCCCTGGGAAGGGGACATTGGCCATTTCCGATGAGGAATACACGAAATTTTGTGACTTTTTCTATCGCAAAACAGGGATAAGTTTTCAATTAAGCAAAAAATATTATGTTGAAAGAAGGATAATAGACCGAGCGATAAAAACAGGATCTTGCGACTTCAGAGAATATTTTACATTTCTCCGCTTCGATATGTCCGGAGAAGAGATGCAGGTCCTGGTTAATTCCATGACGGTTAACGAGACCTATTTCTTTCGCGAAGATTATCAATTCAACGCTCTGGTCGCCAATATCCTGCCGGCGATCATCAAAACCAAACGTCGGTCGATGCCGATCCGCATCTGGTCGGTGCCCTGTTCGTCTGGCGAGGAGCCCTATTCCATCGCCATCACGATCCTCGAAAAATGGGATCAGGCCGATAATTGGGACATTGAGATCCACGCCTCGGACATCGATAGCAAGATTTTGGCCGAAGCGCGGGCGGGGATATTCGGGGCCCGTTCGCTCGCGCGGGTCCCTCCTGCGATTTTATTGAAGTATTTCACCCCACGCTCCGAGGGTTCTTATCAGATCTGCGAAGGATTGCGCGGATCGATCGATTTTTCCCTGGTCAACATTATCGACACCAAGCAAACAAAAAACATAACCGGGATCGATGTTATATTTTGTCGCAATCTTCTTATATATTTTGACGACATAACCCGACGAGAAACGGTCGAGATGTTCTATCAGAACATGGCTCCCGGCGGATTTGTCTGCCTAGGACACTCCGAAAGCATGAGCCGGATGACGTCTTTATTCATCCCGCGCAAGTTCGGCGACACCATTGTTTATCAAAAACCCCAGGAATGAGCGCCATGTCCCCTCTCTCCGCTCCCTGCGTCACGCCGCGCGTCCTGGTGATCGATGACAGCATAACCATGCGGTTGTTTTACCGGTCGGTGCTGGAGGCCGCCGGCTTCGAAGTCGAAGAGGCGATCAACGGGGTCGAAGGCTACGAGAAGGTTTTGTCGAACGATTTCGACTTGCTGATCGTCGATATCAACATGCCGAAGATGGACGGCTATTCGATGCTGCGCGCCATCCGCCGCGACAGCGCCGTTTTGGGGGTGCCCGCTCTCACCATCAGCATGGAATCGGGCGACGCCGACGCCCTCAAGGCCTTCGAGGCCGGGGCGAATTATTATCTGGTCAAGCCGGTCGCTCCGGCGATGCTGACCGAGGTCGCTCAATTGCTGGCGGGGGTCGGTCGATGAGCACGCCGCTGCTGCTCCGCTTCCTCTCCGAGGCCCGCGACCTGTTGCAGACCGCCGCCAGCGGCTTGCTGGCGCTCGAAAAGACGCCGGGCGACGACGCCGCCCTCAACGAGGTGTTTCGCTCGGTTCACACCTTGAAGGGATCGGTCGGGCTGTTCGACTACCCGGCCTTCACCAAACTGGTTCATGCCGGCGAAGATGTTCTGAGCGCGGTGCGCGCCGGACAGGTGGCGCTGACCTCCGAACTGGTCGATCTGCTGCTCGATACCCTCGATCAGGTCGGAGCCTGGGTCGATGCGATCGAGCGCTCCGGGCTCCTGCCCGATGGCGCCGAGGGCCTCTCTCTCGCCCTGACCACCAGCCTGCGGGCGACCCTGCCCCGGGAACACGGCGCCGAGCCGACCTCCGCGCCCGAGCCGACGGAAGCACCGGTCTCCATCGATCACCTCGCCCTCCTGCCGGAGGCGGATCGGCTGGCCGCGTTCCGGGCGGCCCTCTGCGGAGCCCCCTTGCTGTCTTTGGACTACGCTCCCGCCGAGGATTGCTTTTTCAGCGGTGAGGACCCGGTCAATCTGTTCCGCCAGATACCAGACCTGTTCTCTCTGGTGATCGAGCCGCGAACCCCCTGGCAAAGCGTCGAAACGGTCGATCCCTATTGCTGCCTGCTGCGCCTGCGGGCTCTCTGCGGCGGGAACAAGACCGCGATCGAGCAGCTTTTTCGCTATGTCATCGAACAGGTGACGGTCCATACGGTGCCGGCCCATCTGCTGGTGATCCCCCAAGGGGAGCGCAATGACGGCCCGGTCTACGGCGATTTCGTCGAGGAGGCCTCGACCCATCTCGCCAAGGCCGACTGGCCGGCTTTGCGCCGGGCGGTCGGCGCCTTGCTAGACCTCACCGCCCGCCCGTTGTTCGTCGCCTCGGCCCTGAGGTGGCTCGACGCGGTCTTGTCGGTCCCGACGCCCGATCCGGGGTGGGTCGAGGCACTGATCGCGGCGGTCGCCCACGGCAACGCGGTGGTCTTGCCGCCGGCCGGCACGGGCGCGGCCTCCGCCCGCTCCAGCGCCGCCCTGTCGGCCACCATCCTGTCGATCCTTGACGGCCAGCGGGTGATCCTCGAGATGCCCCGGGACGAGGGGCTCCCCGGTCGTCTGGCCTCGGTGGCGCGCACGGTCGACAATGTTCTGCGCGCCGCTGGCCATGACACCGCGCCGTGGACCGGGGCGACGGCGGCGGCGGGCCAAAGCGGGTCGGCCGCGCCGATGCTGGCCTTTCTCGCCGCCCTTTTCGAGACCTCCGAAACGACGAACGAAACGGCGAGCGAAACGGCGAGCGAAACGGTGGGCGCCCCGCCTCCCGAGGGGGGGGAGGCGCTCGGCCCGGTCCTCGCCGACCAGCGGCCGGCCAACCGCGTGCTGAAAGTTGATCAGGCCAAGATCGACACCCTGATGGCCTTGATCGGCGAATTGGTGGTGTCGAAGAACAGCCTGCCGTTCCTGGCGCGGCGGGCCGAGGAAGTCCATGGTTCACGCGAGATGGGGCGCGAGATCAAGGACACCTTCGCCGTGGTCGACCGCTTGGCCCAGGAGATGCAGGCCGCCATCATGGCCGTCCGCATGCTGCCGGTCTCGGAGGTCTTCGAACGCTTCCCCCGGCTGGTGCGCGACATCGCCCGCAAGCTGGGCAAGCACATCGACTTGGTGATCGAGGGGGAGGATACCGCCGCCGACAAGACGATCGTCGAGATGCTGGGAGACCCGTTGCTCCACATCATCCGCAATTCCCTTGATCACGGCATTGAATCGCCGGAGGAGCGCGAGGCCGCCGGCAAGCCGCCGACGGCCCGCGTCCTGGTCAAGGCGTTCCACGACAGTGATCAGGTGGTGATCGAGGTTTCCGACGATGGCCGCGGCATCGACCCGGTCAAGATCCGCGCCGCGGCGGTCGCCAAGGGCGTGATCGAGGCCGAGCGAGCCGCCCGGCTGAGCGACCAGGAGGCGGTCAATCTGGTGTTCCTTCCCGGCTTCTCAACCGCCGGCCAGGTCTCCGACCTGTCGGGGCGCGGCGTCGGCATGGACGTGGTGGTCTCCACGATGGACAAGGCCAACGGCGTGGTCAGCCTGTCCTCGACCCCGGGCCTCGGCACCACCGTCCGCCTGTCGCTGCCGCTGAGCATGGCGGTGACCCGGGTGATGATGGTCGAGGCCGGCGGCGGCATGCTGTTTGGCATCCCCATGGACCATATCGCCCAAACGGTGCGGATCCCGCGCAAGGCGGTCCGCCGGATCAAGCAGTCGGAAGCCTTCGTCCTGCGCGACGCCATCGTGCCACTGGTGCGGCTCGACACCCTGCTCGGCCTCGCCCCCCCTGTCTGGTTCGGCGATGAGTCGCAAGAGGACGCGGTCTTGGTCGTGCGGGTCGGCAATGCCCTGACCGGTTTGGTCGTCGACCATTTCCGCGAGGGAATGGATATCATTTTGAAGCCCTTCGATGGCATCCTGGCCGGCCTTCCCGGGTATTCGGGCACCGCGCTGCTCGGCGATGGCCGGGTCTTGCTGGTGCTCAATCTGAAGGAGCTGTTTTGAGATGCCGATCCGGACCAGCAAGACCACCATCACGATCGAAGGCGCCTGCACCGTCGAGGACGCCCTGCCTCTGCTCGAAGCGTTGCAGGCGACCCCCAAGGCCAAGGTGGCGCTGAAAACCTGCACCCATCTGCACAGCGCCGCCTTGCAGGTGTTGCTGGCGCTGCGACCGCCCCTCCTCTCGCTGCCCGAGGAGCCCTTCCTCGCCCGCTGGATTGCGCCGGCGCTGAAAGCGGACGGGCGATGACCGCCCCCTTCGTCCTCTCCGTTTCCAACCGCAAGGGGGGCAGCGGCAAGAGCACCACGGTGGTCAACCTCGCCGCCGAATGGGCGGCCCGGCATCGGCGCGTCCTGGTCGTCGACCTCGATACCCAGGGCCATGCCGGGTTGGGGCTGGGGATCAGCGTGGCCAAAGGCGCCCCGACCGCCCACCATATCTTCCGCGACCCGACCTTCGATCTGTCAACGGCGGTGGTGGAAAGCGCCTGGGCCGGCCTCGCCTGCGCCCCGGCCGATCCCCTGTTCCAGGCCGAAGGTCCTCACGGCCTCGACGTCCTGGCCCGGCAGCTCCGGCGCCCGGCAATCGCCGAGGCCTTCGATGTGGTCATCCTTGATACGCCGCCCTCGCTCGATTTCCTCTTGATGAACGCCCTGGCCGCCGCCGATGGCGTGGTGATCCCGATGCTGCCGCACGCGCTGTCGGCCGAGGGGGTCAAGCAATTGACCCGGCTGCTCTACCGCATCGCCACCACCGCCAATCCCGGCCTGAGATTGGTCGGCCTGCTGCCGGTGACCCTCAATTCCCGCATCAACCATCACCAGTCCGTCCTCGATGAGGTAACCCGCCAGTTCGGTCCGGAGCGGGTTCTGCGCGGCATCCGCACCGACATCGCCCTGGCCGAAGCGTTCGCCGCCGGAAAGCCGGCCCGGGTTCACGCGCCGCGATCGCGCGGCGCGATGGATTATTTCCTCCTTGCCGACGAACTTCCCCAGCTGTGGCCGGGATCGTTGGCCGCTTCATAAGAAAAGGGTTTCAAATGACGAGCACGATATTCCTGGTCGATGATTCGGCCACCGTCCTCATGAGCATGGAGACGATCCTGCGCCGGGCCGGGTTCACCATCGCCCAGGCCAGCAGCGGCGAGGATGCCCTCGCCCAGTTGGAAAAGGGACTGAAGCCGGCCTTGATCATCACCGATATCCATATGCCGGGCATGAACGGCATCGATCTGATCCGCAAGGTCCGCACCATGGCCGGCTTCCAGTTCATTCCGATTCTGGTGGTGACCACCGAATCCCAGCAATCGAAGCGCGATGAGGCGCGCGCGGCCAAGGCCACCGGCTGGCTGGTCAAACCGGTTCAGCCGGACGATCTGTTGAAGGTGGTCAAGCAGATCCTTCCCAACGGTTGAAAGCGCCAGACATGGATCAGTCCAAGCCGCCGCGCGAAGGTTCGCCGTCCACGCCGTTCCCCAGGATCGCCCTGGCGGCCGGGTGCGTCGCGGCCTTGGCGACCGCGGTGGCCGGCCCGTTCGGACCGCTGTGCGCCGGGATCGCCGCGGCCGCCGCCTTTTTCTACGCTCACCGTCACTCGGCGCAGCAGCAGGCCCGCCTCCATCAGCGCAAACAGGCGCGCGTCGCCGAAGAAGTGCTCCAGTACCGCACCTTTACCAAGGTATTGCGCGATCAGGGGCTGCGCATCTCGGACATGACCGAAAAGGCGGCCCTGACCCTGGGGTCCGGCCTGCAGGAGATGGACGCCGGGGTGAGCGCGGCCCTCGCCGGGATCGAGGGCGGGGCCGACCCCGTCCAGCTTCGCGATGAGGTCGCCGCCATCGCCCGCCCGCTCGTTCCGATGCTGGGCACGCTGCAATTCCAGGATGTGACCCGCCAGCAATTAATGTTTCTATCGCGGCTTTCGATCCTGCTCGACCGGCATGTGGAGGACATGGCGGAGGTGCTGGGCGATCGCCGATCGGTCGACCACGCCCCCCGCTTCAAAGACCTCTTCGACCAAGCCCTCGAAGACACGGTGATGACCTCGCAACGCAACGACCATCACGGCGCGAGTGGAGTGGATGTGGTCGAGGCCAGCGGTCCGGCGGTCGAGTTGTTCACCGACGGAGCGCCGCCATGAGCGCGATCCTGATTGTCGATGACGTTCCGGTGGTCCGCCTTGTCCTCGCCCGGATCCTCAAAAAGGCCGGCCATAGTGTGTACGAGGCGGGAAGCGGCGTCGAGGCCTTGGATATCGTCGCCCACCGCCCGATCGAGGTGCTGTTGACCGACTTGTGGATGCCGGAAGGCGACGGGATCGCCTTGCTGGGCCGGATCAAATCCGGCCATCCCCGCATCGCCCGCATCGCGATGAGCGGGGGAACCCCCCACACCAGCCTGGGGGCCTCGCTGGCCGCCGCCGGCGCGGTCGAGGGGGTGATCGTTCTGACCAAGCCGATCGAGAAGGCCGACCTGCTTGACGCGATCGAGCGGTCGCTGGCCGAGGCCGGGCGATGAGCGAAGGGATCGGCGGTGGCAGAGACCGTGAAAACCAACCGCGCAGGCGTTCATCGCCTCGCCAA
The DNA window shown above is from Rhodospirillum rubrum ATCC 11170 and carries:
- a CDS encoding methyl-accepting chemotaxis protein, whose amino-acid sequence is MALVKKNQVGGAASAKTATTDDVSGGGRLLAEAQKRKARTFARQQKAAERVAAATSQLASGLAEAASAAEELRKASEQIASGAEEAAGAAQQSMKAVGHGAGLIIKGKESADSALIKTEALQTMIFSISAQIGNSIQAIGRAAERQTNSVRMVEELESQAAAISEVVKAVARIADQTNLLALNAAIEAARAGQHGKGFAVVADEVRTLAETSEKSAREIQDLITQIQTDVKAIAEGITASAATARREVEKGAQISVQLERIRTDMVAVSAGCRDIVKANEESTAAVKEVQKGSELIAAAAEEQSAACQETLKTIDQQTAALAQSEQASQELSELADELKNSTDISKSSEEVASAAEELSSAVEEINRAATQIQVALDQIQKGAQQQAAATQQASAAIAQIERGAQVSANRATTTVEKSETTAQLLLSASELINEMIAGVLDSVEAGKRSREQMTALEQVSRRIDKIVDAITTVSIQTNMLAVNGSVEAARAGEFGKGFAVVSTDIRNLARDSAENADRIKDTIKSIQDQIGSVRRDLDEISAAATLEGEKNKAITVDLETISRDIDQVLIGGREILASSDEIVQVVKEVQTGVEQIAAAAQQTTRATLEAGNAAREQSQGAEELAAAIEEIASLADELQAGA
- a CDS encoding chemotaxis protein CheW; this translates as MSEITQAALDSGPDPSQVTGGAAAGALQAGNARQFVIFHVDNDLFAVPLSEVQEIIRMPDVVCVPLSPAALEGLANLRGSVLPVIRLRHVFGMAPVVHDDATRVVVLDQGRPVGLVVDRVANVVSVEADHIEPSGAIGGTVDTDLLTGMIKGDGDRAMVMILDAAKVVAREFQAIGSAPLAPSLGEAGRAEDGRVQAATDGDDESQLVSFEVAGQEYALPIERVQEIVQIPGLITDVPNTPAHVLGVMTLRNRLLPLVGLREMFGLPTLALTETNKIVVVSLEGGAGGSGRSVGVVMDSVKEVLRVGHALIDPMPALLARTGNLGEIEAICRLQGGNRLVSILSADAMFNSDEIRAVAANALGEEDAVADEETPGYLGTTDDEEQFVAFRLMNEEYGVPIDSVQEIVRVPEELTRVPKTPDFIEGVVNLRGVVLPVVDQRRRFGLPGMERNDRQRIMVYTIRGVRTGFIVDSVSEVIRIPASLIGPAPVLSDEQQRLIRRVANIEKQKRMILLLDVEQLLDGKELAVVGSVIP
- the cheB gene encoding chemotaxis-specific protein-glutamate methyltransferase CheB, giving the protein MTKVLIVDDSALMRRHLKEILEVHGGFEVMVARNGIEALAGLESFDPDVITLDINMPEMDGLTCLSRIMATKPKPVVMVSSLTETGAEVTLEALALGAVDFIHKPDGTISLNVSRIEREILDKVTAAAKARIRRSLGLSSRLRTASDRGAAKRTRPADSSPLPTLSLTEIGVVLIGVSTGGPGTLEEVLPGLSAGFPWPVVVAQHMPGSFTPVFARRLNDLCPLTVIEASAQMPLEPGVIYIAKGDADVVIGHRATRFVVNPMPAGPHYLWHPSVTRLVESALRALPPERIIGVLLTGMGDDGAEAMAEVKRRGGRTIAQDEASSVIFGMPGELVKRGGANLVLPASRIAGQLNAWMSRTKETVYGTGQS
- a CDS encoding HEAT repeat domain-containing protein — translated: MGLVRAETARDGSSGPADNRHLTDLLSDLAAPAPGTRRAAARDLADHPEAAMALCERLEVETAPSVRAMIFTALIKLQTPAVARRLARFLRSDDAQLRNAAIEALQEMPAAIAPHLQELLTDDDSDIRIFAVTILGTLRLTCAPDWLVEVIRRESHINVCSAAVDALAEIGGPEAIEDLEALLDRFPGDSFMKFAIETTIRRIRGQ
- a CDS encoding CheR family methyltransferase, coding for MTVIRPPTPGKGTLAISDEEYTKFCDFFYRKTGISFQLSKKYYVERRIIDRAIKTGSCDFREYFTFLRFDMSGEEMQVLVNSMTVNETYFFREDYQFNALVANILPAIIKTKRRSMPIRIWSVPCSSGEEPYSIAITILEKWDQADNWDIEIHASDIDSKILAEARAGIFGARSLARVPPAILLKYFTPRSEGSYQICEGLRGSIDFSLVNIIDTKQTKNITGIDVIFCRNLLIYFDDITRRETVEMFYQNMAPGGFVCLGHSESMSRMTSLFIPRKFGDTIVYQKPQE
- a CDS encoding response regulator — protein: MSPLSAPCVTPRVLVIDDSITMRLFYRSVLEAAGFEVEEAINGVEGYEKVLSNDFDLLIVDINMPKMDGYSMLRAIRRDSAVLGVPALTISMESGDADALKAFEAGANYYLVKPVAPAMLTEVAQLLAGVGR
- a CDS encoding chemotaxis protein CheA yields the protein MSTPLLLRFLSEARDLLQTAASGLLALEKTPGDDAALNEVFRSVHTLKGSVGLFDYPAFTKLVHAGEDVLSAVRAGQVALTSELVDLLLDTLDQVGAWVDAIERSGLLPDGAEGLSLALTTSLRATLPREHGAEPTSAPEPTEAPVSIDHLALLPEADRLAAFRAALCGAPLLSLDYAPAEDCFFSGEDPVNLFRQIPDLFSLVIEPRTPWQSVETVDPYCCLLRLRALCGGNKTAIEQLFRYVIEQVTVHTVPAHLLVIPQGERNDGPVYGDFVEEASTHLAKADWPALRRAVGALLDLTARPLFVASALRWLDAVLSVPTPDPGWVEALIAAVAHGNAVVLPPAGTGAASARSSAALSATILSILDGQRVILEMPRDEGLPGRLASVARTVDNVLRAAGHDTAPWTGATAAAGQSGSAAPMLAFLAALFETSETTNETASETASETVGAPPPEGGEALGPVLADQRPANRVLKVDQAKIDTLMALIGELVVSKNSLPFLARRAEEVHGSREMGREIKDTFAVVDRLAQEMQAAIMAVRMLPVSEVFERFPRLVRDIARKLGKHIDLVIEGEDTAADKTIVEMLGDPLLHIIRNSLDHGIESPEEREAAGKPPTARVLVKAFHDSDQVVIEVSDDGRGIDPVKIRAAAVAKGVIEAERAARLSDQEAVNLVFLPGFSTAGQVSDLSGRGVGMDVVVSTMDKANGVVSLSSTPGLGTTVRLSLPLSMAVTRVMMVEAGGGMLFGIPMDHIAQTVRIPRKAVRRIKQSEAFVLRDAIVPLVRLDTLLGLAPPVWFGDESQEDAVLVVRVGNALTGLVVDHFREGMDIILKPFDGILAGLPGYSGTALLGDGRVLLVLNLKELF